DNA from Fusarium verticillioides 7600 chromosome 4, whole genome shotgun sequence:
GACCAGTAGTTCACTGAAGCTGTGATagccttctcttcttcgatggTCGCTCTAATCCGTTCAAGTGCACCATATGGACTGACCTTGGGAGCGAACAGACGAGTAGCTGATTTAATAGCTCTCTGTTCCTGGCCAGTCCTGATCAAATGAGCAGGGCTTTCTGGCATGACGATAGAAAGGATAAAAGGGCCGAGGGAGAGAATCCACTGTGATCCAAAAGCGCCAAGATAACCACTGCTGTTCTCAATgtcattgatgagcttgataaCAATAAGACCAATGAGTTGACCAAGCAAGGTGAAGACCGGAAACAAAGCCATCGCCGATCCACGCAGCGCCGTCGGTGTATTCTCAGACACCCACGTTACACAAGTCGTCTTGATAACACCGACCGAAAAACCCTGAATCGTCAGACCAGCCGTGAGAAGCGTACGCTTCATGTTAAGCGGCTCAGGCATATGCGAGAAGAAAATACACGCAATCGCAATGACAGAAATGATCGTTCCAAACAAAAGCGTGAGTTTTCGTCCAATGCGGTTCTGTAGCCATCCGCCCAACAAACCACCGAGCGCTGCACCAGCGGGCGGAAGACCAAGCCAGAGGGACAGCCAGTTTCCGGGAATGTCCATCTCGCCGTCGATTTTTGATCCGTAGTCTGCTTTGAAGGTATCGACGCTTGCGACGGcgccgacgatgacgaggtcGTAGCCCCAGCCGATGACGGGGATTGTCATGGCGAGGCAGTACATTGCGATCTTGGGGTATTTCTTAAGTGCTTGGCGGAGTGGCATTTgcgcttcttcatcatcttgttgaggCGGCGGGTCTTGTTTTGTGGTTGAGTCTTGGGTGGTAGTTTGGGAAGTGTAGGGATCGTAAGCTGTgatgtcttcatcttcttgtggAATTGTCTGCCATCGTCTTGTTGTTTCGAGCTCGTGGTAGCTTGGTGCGATACTACCCTCTTGGGGATCGCTGTTCTTGCGGTCGTGATAACTCATGATGACTTTTTACCGAATTGTAATATCGCTTAGCGAATGGTTAAGATGGTCAATGGTGCGAATGCGAAAAGACAATGGCAAAGGTGGCAATCAGCATCTATAAAGAAGAGTAATCCAGCTCAGACCTCGCATTTCTGGTGGAGGGGTCCATCGGACTGTTGGTGATCTGCCCTACGGAGGTCAAATCGTGGAGTAGCAATTATCGCGTAGGATAAATCCTTCAGTGGGCGATGATACGCTAATTCTGTCACTGAGCCAATTACGTCGGCGCCAGAACGAGGATGAAACTCAGTGCTTACAGGGCGCAGTCAGCAGAGCCCTACGGACTCGGACTAGTGAGGCTGGGGACGGGACAGTCTTTGCgagaatgaggttgagttgGGTACGTTATTAAAGGTGAGGCATTAGTTGTTGATAGAGCAGATTCGATCATTTGGGAAGGTAGTGTCGAAtatgatggagaagagatgcAGTTTTGCAGAAGCGATGCCCTCGTGAACTCGCTGTGCCGTAGAGA
Protein-coding regions in this window:
- a CDS encoding hypothetical protein (At least one base has a quality score < 10), which gives rise to MSYHDRKNSDPQEGSIAPSYHELETTRRWQTIPQEDEDITAYDPYTSQTTTQDSTTKQDPPPQQDDEEAQMPLRQALKKYPKIAMYCLAMTIPVIGWGYDLVIVGAVASVDTFKADYGSKIDGEMDIPGNWLSLWLGLPPAGAALGGLLGGWLQNRIGRKLTLLFGTIISVIAIACIFFSHMPEPLNMKRTLLTAGLTIQGFSVGVIKTTCVTWVSENTPTALRGSAMALFPVFTLLGQLIGLIVIKLINDIENSSGYLGAFGSQWILSLGPFILSIVMPESPAHLIRTGQEQRAIKSATRLFAPKVSPYGALERIRATIEEEKAITASVNYWSCLRGTNLRRTLIVVLASIMPALFGLELLSNASVFLTSMGMKSGYAIMFTLAGIVAGMLANGLSFWLLSRAGRRSLTLFSLASSTLLYGAMGVTGFWKSETLTWATGGIMTAVIVVCGMGAWPAGYAILGETSSLQLRSLTQGLAGIAEKGFSIMLAVVLPMLFSRDKAALGGKTGFLFCGLCLVGTLLTWFFIPEMKGRSAIEIDHMFEMRLPTRRFKGFKMEVHEIQEASPLASHASL